One Aegilops tauschii subsp. strangulata cultivar AL8/78 chromosome 7, Aet v6.0, whole genome shotgun sequence genomic window carries:
- the LOC109747153 gene encoding protein DMP5 has product MAAPAGGVDDIEAGHTPLIKPAAAAGVDRPILAATANLTQLLPSGTVMIYQMLASSFSNGGKCYSSNWYITMVLLVVLSLSCFFFVLTDSLVHNGKLYYGVATCGRLNVLNLSKGEEDVEFFDILPELKRRRLRGQDLVHAVLVVLVFLAMALTDVGIQNCFFPNAGEEAQQLFRNLPLGITAFASVLFSVFPTRRKFIGTSHQAAA; this is encoded by the coding sequence ATGGCAGCACCCGCTGGTGGCGTGGACGACATCGAGGCAGGGCACACGCCGCTCATCaagccggcggcggcggccggggtGGATAGGCCGATTCTGGCGGCGACGGCGAACCTGACGCAGCTGCTGCCGTCGGGGACGGTGATGATATACCAGATGCTGGCCTCGTCCTTCAGCAACGGGGGCAAGTGCTACAGCAGCAACTGGTACATCACCATGGTGCTGCTCGTGGTGCTCTCCCTCTCCTGCTTCTTTTTCGTCCTGACGGACTCCCTGGTCCACAACGGCAAGCTGTACTACGGGGTGGCCACCTGCGGCCGCCTCAACGTGCTCAACCTGTCCAAGGGGGAGGAGGACGTGGAGTTCTTCGACATCTTGCCGGAGCTGAAGAGGCGCCGCCTGAGGGGCCAGGACCTTGTTCATGCCGTCCTCGTGGTGCTTGTGTTCTTGGCAATGGCGTTGACTGACGTGGGGATCCAGAACTGCTTCTTCCCGAACGCCGGGGAGGAGGCCCAGCAGCTGTTCAGGAACCTGCCTCTCGGAATCACCGCCTTCGCCAGCGTGCTGTTCAGCGTCTTCCCCACCAGAAGAAAATTCATCGGCACCAGCCATCAGGCTGCTGCCTAA